The Celeribacter marinus genome window below encodes:
- a CDS encoding SDR family oxidoreductase, with translation MGRVSGRSCIVTGAAQGIGRAIAEALLEEGASVCFADINGDKIAKVADANRKTYGDSKVTHAQVDVTDRAKVRAMINHTVASFGRLDVKFNNAGVNRPMNFMDVTEDNWNFIMGVNGLGCMIGMQEAARQMIKQGRGGKIINTASIASRQGFDNVAPYCASKFAVVALTQSGARDLARHNITVTGFAPGVVDTEMWEQVDRDLMDIGAAERPGQAMEEFSSEILRGRVAKPQDIIGTTTFLAAPESDYMTGQIVMIDGGMTLV, from the coding sequence ATGGGTCGAGTCTCTGGTCGGTCGTGCATTGTTACAGGTGCCGCGCAAGGTATTGGGCGCGCCATCGCTGAGGCGCTTCTGGAAGAAGGAGCAAGCGTATGTTTCGCCGACATCAATGGTGATAAGATTGCCAAGGTCGCAGACGCGAACCGAAAGACATACGGCGACAGCAAAGTGACACATGCACAGGTCGATGTGACCGACCGCGCCAAAGTACGCGCGATGATCAACCATACGGTCGCGTCGTTCGGAAGGCTGGATGTGAAGTTCAACAATGCAGGCGTCAATCGGCCAATGAACTTTATGGATGTCACCGAAGACAACTGGAATTTTATCATGGGGGTCAACGGGCTTGGCTGTATGATTGGCATGCAGGAAGCGGCCCGCCAAATGATCAAGCAGGGCAGAGGCGGCAAGATAATCAACACCGCCTCAATTGCCAGCCGTCAGGGTTTTGATAACGTGGCACCCTACTGTGCCAGTAAATTTGCGGTTGTGGCGCTGACCCAATCGGGCGCGCGCGACTTAGCAAGACATAATATCACGGTAACAGGGTTCGCCCCCGGTGTGGTAGACACCGAGATGTGGGAGCAGGTCGATCGAGACCTTATGGACATCGGCGCAGCCGAACGTCCCGGTCAGGCAATGGAAGAGTTTTCATCTGAAATCTTGCGTGGCCGCGTTGCCAAGCCACAAGACATCATTGGAACGACCACCTTTCTGGCAGCACCGGAAAGCGACTACATGACAGGTCAGATCGTAATGATTGACGGCGGCATGACACTGGTTTGA